A section of the Hydrogenobacter sp. genome encodes:
- the secD gene encoding protein translocase subunit SecD, whose amino-acid sequence MKNLYLNLFALLLLVVLSVGITLFKPVNLGLDLRGGISMLLEPDMDYALSQEYERYAKDVEKKLREAGINILDVTSGKDGIKVEILDERDFDRVSQIVSKDFPRFESVKTQKGKILLKLKDREVSQLKDNVTGQIVEVLRKRIDELGVVQPIITKVSGDRVLVELPGVLDIDKARSIIGRTALLELKLVVDSGPKETLEQKLSKDTELLPSRNPQEWFLVEKTPVITGADLKTAYTSSDEFGAPAVTFELTDRGAKTFGDATEKNIGRRLAIVLDKKVMSAPVIRSRITDRGQITGQFTPEEAKELAIVLRAGALPTNVKFLQETVVGPSLGRDAIQQSIRAGMVGFLLLVALLLGRYKMAGVTANLSILLNALFLWAGLVLLGATLTLPGIAGILLNMGIAVDSNVLIFERVKEELRSGSTARKAVELGYRRSLSVVWDTHITLLIAALILFQFGSGPVKGFATTLTIGSIASFISNVYFAKFFLDLLTKFRILKI is encoded by the coding sequence ATGAAGAACCTTTATCTGAACTTGTTTGCGCTTTTACTCTTAGTTGTACTTTCAGTTGGTATAACCCTTTTCAAGCCAGTCAATTTAGGGTTAGACCTTAGAGGTGGTATATCTATGTTACTTGAGCCTGACATGGATTACGCTCTAAGTCAAGAATATGAGAGGTACGCAAAGGATGTGGAAAAAAAATTAAGGGAAGCGGGTATAAATATCTTAGATGTGACATCGGGAAAGGACGGTATAAAAGTAGAGATCCTTGACGAAAGGGACTTTGATAGGGTATCTCAGATAGTGAGTAAGGACTTTCCTAGATTTGAAAGTGTCAAAACCCAAAAAGGTAAAATCCTCTTAAAACTAAAAGATAGGGAGGTAAGTCAATTAAAAGATAACGTAACAGGTCAGATAGTTGAGGTATTAAGAAAAAGGATAGACGAGCTGGGTGTGGTTCAACCTATCATAACCAAGGTAAGCGGTGATAGGGTGCTTGTAGAACTTCCAGGTGTCTTGGATATAGATAAGGCAAGATCCATAATTGGAAGAACCGCACTTCTTGAACTGAAGCTAGTAGTGGACAGTGGTCCAAAAGAGACACTTGAGCAGAAGCTGAGTAAAGATACGGAACTTCTGCCTTCAAGAAATCCTCAGGAGTGGTTTCTTGTGGAGAAAACGCCTGTCATCACAGGTGCGGACCTAAAAACAGCATATACGAGCAGTGATGAATTTGGCGCTCCAGCTGTAACCTTTGAGTTGACAGACAGAGGAGCAAAGACTTTTGGAGATGCAACAGAAAAGAACATAGGGAGAAGGCTTGCCATAGTACTTGATAAAAAGGTCATGTCGGCTCCAGTAATAAGAAGCAGAATAACAGACAGGGGACAAATAACCGGACAGTTCACACCAGAAGAGGCAAAAGAACTCGCCATAGTCCTGAGAGCGGGTGCATTACCTACTAACGTAAAATTCCTTCAAGAAACAGTGGTAGGTCCATCCTTAGGAAGGGATGCTATACAGCAGAGCATTAGAGCAGGCATGGTAGGTTTTTTGCTTCTTGTTGCTCTACTTTTGGGAAGATATAAGATGGCAGGTGTTACAGCCAATCTTTCTATACTTCTCAACGCTCTATTTTTGTGGGCTGGTTTAGTACTTTTGGGTGCTACTCTCACCCTTCCTGGCATAGCAGGTATACTTCTGAATATGGGTATAGCGGTTGACTCTAACGTGTTAATTTTTGAAAGGGTAAAAGAAGAGCTAAGATCCGGAAGCACAGCAAGGAAGGCTGTTGAGCTTGGTTACAGAAGATCTCTTAGCGTTGTATGGGATACGCACATAACCCTTCTTATCGCTGCACTTATACTCTTTCAGTTCGGAAGCGGACCAGTGAAGGGTTTTGCGACAACTCTGACCATAGGTAGTATAGCTTCCTTTATATCAAACGTTTACTTTGCCAAGTTCTTCCTTGACTTACTTACCAAATTCAGGATACTGAAGATATGA
- the aspS gene encoding aspartate--tRNA ligase, with product MLKRTKYCGQVSEEDLGKEVILCGWVHRVRNHGGVVFIDLRDREGIVQVVAEEKTHPEAYEVADSLRSEYVVAIKGVVRKRPPGTENPKLKTGYYEVFAHRIEVLNTSDPLPFPVDEDTPVSEELKLKHRYLDLRRESMKENILFRHRAYQLTRHIFIKHGFVEIETPFLTKSTPEGARDFLVPSRLHPGKFYALPQSPQLFKQILMIAGFDRYFQIVKCLRDEDLRADRQPEFTQIDFEMSFVEEEEIMSFSEELVCTLFKELLGIELKRPFDRLSYGDAMENYGSDKPDRRFGLKLVDLTDVFKNTSLKVFKDAIENGGVVKAINFKSSYLSRKEIDELTQFVQTLGAKGLAWIKVENGKLNSPIVKFLGDEELTLLVKKTDAEEGDTLFFSADARETVYKILGNLRLYISKKYELVKDNTFDVLWVVDFPLMEWDVEEGRFVSLHHPFTSPKEEDIPLLEKALKTSDVDEKKRLVHSVRARAYDLVINGYEVGGGSIRIHRRDIQEIVFKLLGISEVEAEEKFGFLLRALRYGAPPHGGLAFGFDRLLAIMRGLDSIRDVIAFPKTQKGICPLTGAPDYVSPKQLKDIHIKVFE from the coding sequence ATGCTCAAAAGGACCAAGTATTGCGGGCAGGTTTCTGAAGAAGATCTCGGGAAAGAAGTGATTTTATGCGGATGGGTACACAGGGTTAGAAATCATGGAGGGGTAGTTTTCATAGATCTGAGGGATAGAGAAGGCATAGTGCAGGTGGTTGCTGAGGAGAAAACACATCCTGAAGCTTATGAAGTTGCGGATTCCTTAAGGTCCGAGTATGTGGTGGCTATAAAAGGAGTTGTCAGAAAAAGACCTCCAGGTACGGAAAATCCTAAACTCAAAACAGGGTATTACGAAGTTTTTGCACACCGTATAGAGGTACTAAACACATCTGACCCTCTACCTTTCCCAGTTGACGAAGATACTCCCGTATCTGAAGAGTTGAAGCTAAAACACAGATATCTTGATCTCAGACGGGAGAGTATGAAGGAAAATATCCTCTTCAGACACAGGGCTTACCAGTTAACGAGGCATATTTTCATAAAACACGGTTTTGTGGAGATAGAGACGCCTTTCCTCACAAAGTCCACACCTGAAGGAGCCAGAGACTTTTTGGTACCTTCAAGACTTCACCCTGGAAAGTTTTACGCCTTACCTCAGTCGCCTCAACTTTTCAAACAGATCCTTATGATTGCAGGCTTTGACAGGTACTTTCAGATAGTTAAGTGTCTCCGAGATGAAGATCTCAGAGCCGATCGCCAACCAGAGTTCACACAGATTGATTTTGAAATGTCTTTTGTTGAAGAAGAGGAGATTATGTCTTTCAGTGAAGAGCTTGTGTGTACTTTGTTTAAGGAGCTTCTGGGAATAGAACTTAAAAGACCCTTTGATAGACTCTCCTATGGTGATGCTATGGAAAACTATGGTAGTGATAAACCTGACAGGAGATTCGGACTTAAGCTTGTGGATCTAACGGACGTTTTTAAAAATACGAGCCTTAAGGTCTTTAAGGATGCTATAGAAAATGGGGGGGTTGTAAAGGCTATAAACTTCAAAAGCTCCTATCTTTCAAGGAAGGAGATAGATGAACTTACTCAATTTGTACAAACACTTGGGGCTAAGGGACTCGCATGGATAAAGGTAGAAAATGGTAAACTCAATTCCCCAATAGTCAAGTTTCTTGGCGATGAGGAACTGACCTTGCTTGTGAAAAAAACTGATGCTGAAGAGGGAGATACTCTCTTTTTCTCAGCGGACGCAAGAGAAACTGTTTATAAAATCCTCGGAAACCTGAGACTCTACATAAGCAAAAAATACGAGCTTGTAAAGGATAACACTTTTGATGTACTGTGGGTTGTAGATTTTCCCCTTATGGAGTGGGATGTTGAGGAGGGAAGATTTGTATCGCTACATCATCCCTTTACATCACCAAAAGAAGAAGACATACCGCTACTTGAGAAAGCTCTAAAGACCAGTGATGTTGATGAGAAGAAAAGGCTCGTTCACAGTGTGAGAGCGAGAGCCTACGATCTTGTTATAAACGGTTACGAAGTTGGAGGAGGTTCTATACGTATTCACAGGAGGGACATTCAGGAGATAGTATTTAAACTGCTCGGTATATCGGAAGTTGAGGCTGAAGAAAAGTTCGGTTTTCTCCTCAGAGCTTTACGTTACGGAGCACCTCCTCATGGTGGACTCGCCTTCGGTTTTGATAGACTCTTGGCTATAATGAGGGGTCTTGATTCCATAAGGGATGTGATAGCTTTTCCCAAAACTCAAAAAGGGATATGCCCACTCACAGGTGCACCGGACTATGTAAGCCCAAAACAGTTAAAAGACATACATATCAAGGTGTTTGAGTAA